A stretch of the Tardiphaga sp. 709 genome encodes the following:
- a CDS encoding NIPSNAP family protein, producing the protein MTITVFIRYQIDPFKREFFEAYAKRWLTIIPKCGGDLQGYWMPHEGTNNAAFGLISFPSLAAYEAYRARLRSDADGVANFASAEEHRFILAEERTFLRQVTA; encoded by the coding sequence ATGACGATCACTGTCTTCATTCGCTATCAGATCGATCCGTTCAAACGCGAATTTTTTGAAGCCTACGCCAAGCGCTGGCTGACGATTATTCCCAAATGCGGCGGTGATCTGCAGGGCTACTGGATGCCCCATGAAGGGACGAACAACGCCGCATTCGGCCTGATCTCGTTCCCAAGTCTCGCGGCCTATGAAGCCTATCGCGCCAGACTTCGGAGCGACGCGGACGGCGTTGCGAATTTCGCGTCGGCCGAGGAGCACCGGTTCATCCTCGCGGAGGAACGCACGTTCCTGCGTCAGGTGACCGCATAA
- a CDS encoding metalloregulator ArsR/SmtB family transcription factor, whose translation MKAGPDIAMVAALVGDPARANMLTALMTGRALTASELAQEAGITAPTASSHLSKLEAGGLIEPEKQGRHRYYRLTGPDVAGVLEGLAGLAARAGHLRVRTGPKEPALRRARICYDHLAGDLGVQMLDSMRAQRLIRQTEQVIELTTQGSGFVAEELRIDPATLAHPRRPVCKACLDWSERRHHLAGTLGAAIMISFTAMKWAARDSSPGSRVVHFTRSGEKRFESLFGTTGDAIRKT comes from the coding sequence ATGAAAGCGGGTCCGGACATCGCCATGGTCGCTGCACTCGTCGGCGACCCCGCACGCGCCAATATGCTGACGGCGCTGATGACAGGCCGTGCGCTGACCGCGAGCGAACTCGCCCAGGAAGCCGGGATTACTGCACCAACGGCGAGTTCGCACCTCTCCAAGCTCGAAGCAGGCGGCTTGATCGAGCCGGAAAAACAAGGGCGCCATCGCTATTATCGCCTCACCGGCCCCGATGTCGCCGGCGTGCTGGAAGGTCTGGCCGGCCTGGCAGCCCGCGCGGGCCATCTTCGCGTTCGCACCGGGCCGAAAGAACCGGCATTGCGCCGCGCACGGATTTGCTACGATCACCTCGCCGGCGATCTTGGCGTGCAGATGCTCGACAGTATGCGGGCACAGAGACTGATCCGGCAGACCGAGCAGGTCATCGAACTCACGACCCAGGGCAGCGGGTTCGTTGCTGAAGAATTGAGGATAGATCCGGCAACGCTGGCTCATCCGCGCCGGCCGGTCTGCAAGGCCTGCCTCGACTGGAGCGAGCGACGCCACCATCTGGCCGGGACACTTGGCGCCGCCATCATGATCTCATTTACTGCCATGAAATGGGCGGCCAGAGACTCCTCGCCCGGCAGCCGCGTAGTGCATTTCACCCGCAGCGGCGAGAAGCGCTTCGAGTCATTGTTCGGCACGACCGGCGACGCCATCCGGAAAACGTGA
- a CDS encoding alpha/beta hydrolase, whose translation MNRLLLAALIATLPFTSSQAAEPPAAREPYGIGLEGFPYPYPVNMLPLVNDGEQVRMAYMDVPSTKPNGRTVVLLHGRNFPSSYWAPVIGTLNDAGYRVVVPDQIGFGKSSKPSGDLHFDNLARNTVALMDHLGIAKFDVVAHSLGGMLSVRIARAYPDRIDHLLLAAPIGLEDYRLYVPPTPTEKILENEDKLTAEGYRKQLEVNYSLKMQPDQVTPFIDARFNIKGSPEYPRWLRAFVSSAQLIYREPVVHEIPLIALPTLFIMGADDHNAPGKPNAPEALRPKMGQNADLAKALAAKMPNAKAEVLPDAGHIVFLDAPAKFNELMLGFLAAK comes from the coding sequence ATGAACCGCCTGCTGCTCGCTGCGCTGATTGCAACCCTGCCGTTCACCTCATCGCAGGCGGCCGAGCCTCCTGCGGCACGCGAGCCTTACGGCATCGGCCTCGAAGGTTTCCCCTATCCCTACCCCGTCAACATGCTGCCGCTGGTCAATGACGGCGAGCAGGTGCGCATGGCCTATATGGACGTGCCATCGACCAAGCCCAATGGTCGGACTGTGGTGCTGCTGCATGGCCGCAATTTCCCGTCGAGCTACTGGGCTCCGGTGATCGGCACGTTGAACGATGCAGGTTACCGCGTCGTGGTCCCCGATCAGATCGGCTTCGGCAAATCGTCGAAGCCATCAGGCGATCTGCATTTCGACAACCTCGCCCGCAACACCGTCGCGCTGATGGATCACCTCGGGATCGCGAAATTCGACGTCGTGGCGCATTCCCTCGGCGGCATGTTGAGCGTGCGCATTGCCCGCGCTTATCCCGACCGCATCGATCACCTGCTGCTCGCGGCGCCGATCGGACTTGAGGACTATCGCCTCTATGTGCCACCGACACCGACCGAGAAGATTTTGGAGAACGAAGACAAGCTGACGGCGGAGGGCTACCGCAAACAGCTCGAGGTGAACTATTCGCTGAAGATGCAACCCGATCAGGTAACGCCCTTTATCGACGCGCGTTTCAACATCAAGGGGTCACCGGAATATCCACGCTGGCTGCGCGCCTTCGTCAGCTCGGCGCAGCTCATTTATCGCGAACCCGTGGTCCACGAAATCCCGCTGATCGCGCTGCCGACCCTGTTCATCATGGGCGCCGACGATCATAACGCACCGGGCAAGCCGAATGCGCCGGAGGCGTTGCGGCCGAAGATGGGGCAGAACGCCGATCTGGCCAAGGCGCTGGCGGCGAAGATGCCGAACGCGAAGGCCGAGGTGCTGCCGGACGCGGGCCATATCGTGTTTCTCGATGCACCGGCCAAATTCAACGAATTGATGCTGGGATTTCTCGCGGCGAAGTAG
- a CDS encoding GCG_CRPN prefix-to-repeats domain-containing protein gives MKTIFAAALFAVSVGGIGAASAMPLAPLSAADTAGVIQVAQGCGPGYARGPYGGCRPMFRGPPPRGPGYCPPASSAIPTAAASAAGDRCIILTTKTPPLAGFFVAHAPVTAVTRR, from the coding sequence ATGAAGACGATCTTTGCGGCAGCCTTGTTTGCCGTTAGCGTCGGGGGCATCGGTGCCGCCAGCGCAATGCCTCTGGCTCCGCTGAGCGCTGCAGACACGGCAGGCGTGATCCAGGTCGCTCAGGGCTGCGGCCCCGGCTATGCCCGCGGTCCCTATGGCGGTTGCCGCCCGATGTTCCGTGGTCCGCCACCGCGCGGCCCGGGTTACTGCCCCCCGGCTTCTTCCGCAATCCCTACGGCCGCTGCATCCGCCGCTGGTGATCGCTGCATAATCCTGACGACGAAGACCCCGCCACTGGCGGGGTTTTTTGTTGCCCACGCGCCGGTTACAGCCGTCACACGAAGATGA
- a CDS encoding glycerophosphodiester phosphodiesterase family protein has translation MSRALRRLILAGLLGLSSLTTGRADTIALPEPQLGPRPFYLVDKMKDGPLKAKLSTCTGPFRKSDFSIAHRGAPLQFPEHTRESYLAAARMGAGVIECDVTFTKDRQLVCRHSQCDLHTTTNILSVPSLAAKCTQPFSPADPATGKKASAKCCTSDITLAEFRTLTAKMDAANTSATTVADYQNGTLRWRTDLYASSGTLMTHAESIALIKSLGAKFTPELKAPEVPMPFDGDYSQEKYATQMLDEYRAAGIPPGDVFAQSFDLNDIKFWIRTAPEFGAQAVYLDGRYETPGFDHMRAETWKPSMAELKVAGVKILAPPIYMLLTLDGSGQIVPSLYAKAARDAGLDLITWSLERDGPLANGGGFFHRSIKPAIDRDGDTLTVLDVLARDVGVRGVFSDWPATTTFYASCMGLR, from the coding sequence ATGTCGCGCGCTTTGCGTCGTCTCATACTGGCCGGGCTGCTCGGCCTCTCATCGCTGACGACCGGCCGCGCCGACACCATCGCACTGCCCGAGCCGCAGCTAGGTCCACGGCCGTTCTATCTCGTCGACAAGATGAAAGACGGCCCGCTGAAGGCAAAGCTGAGCACCTGCACCGGGCCGTTTCGCAAGAGCGATTTCTCCATCGCCCATCGCGGCGCGCCGCTGCAATTTCCCGAGCATACACGGGAGTCCTATCTCGCTGCGGCGCGCATGGGCGCCGGCGTGATCGAATGCGACGTGACCTTTACGAAGGACCGCCAGTTGGTCTGCCGGCATTCGCAATGCGACCTGCATACGACAACGAACATCCTGTCGGTGCCATCGCTTGCAGCGAAGTGCACGCAACCTTTCAGCCCTGCCGATCCCGCCACCGGCAAGAAGGCATCGGCGAAATGCTGCACCAGCGACATCACGCTGGCGGAGTTCAGAACGCTCACGGCGAAGATGGATGCCGCCAACACCTCTGCCACGACCGTTGCGGATTATCAGAACGGCACACTGCGCTGGCGCACCGACCTTTATGCCAGCTCGGGCACGCTGATGACCCACGCGGAGAGCATCGCGCTGATCAAGAGCCTCGGCGCCAAATTCACGCCGGAGCTGAAGGCGCCGGAAGTGCCGATGCCGTTCGACGGCGATTACAGCCAGGAGAAATACGCAACCCAGATGCTCGACGAATATCGTGCCGCCGGCATTCCGCCTGGCGACGTATTTGCCCAGAGCTTCGATCTCAACGACATCAAGTTCTGGATCCGCACCGCGCCGGAATTCGGCGCGCAGGCGGTCTATCTCGACGGCCGCTATGAAACACCGGGTTTCGATCACATGCGCGCGGAAACGTGGAAACCGTCGATGGCCGAACTCAAGGTTGCCGGCGTCAAGATTCTCGCGCCGCCGATCTACATGCTGCTGACGCTCGATGGCAGCGGTCAGATCGTGCCCTCCCTTTATGCCAAGGCAGCGCGCGATGCCGGGCTCGATCTGATCACATGGTCGCTGGAGCGCGACGGGCCGCTCGCAAACGGCGGCGGTTTCTTCCATCGCTCGATCAAACCCGCCATCGATCGCGACGGCGACACGCTGACGGTGCTGGACGTGCTGGCGAGAGACGTCGGCGTGCGCGGTGTGTTTTCCGACTGGCCGGCCACCACGACATTCTATGCCAGCTGCATGGGACTGCGCTGA
- a CDS encoding trimeric intracellular cation channel family protein, with protein sequence MPHTEALLFPLAMIALVAEAMTAALAAGRRKMDWLGVAMLGCITALGGGSMRDMLLGHYPLWWVKSPYLLLLTGGAALVTIGLARVVHRFHALFLVLDAIGLVVFTIMGCNIALAMDQPLLIVVVAGMITGCVGGVIRDVLCNDVPLLFRAELYASVSIVTGLLYIGGIKYGFSPDLVTLVAAVTGLVFRLLAIRLKLEMPKFVYDSDAK encoded by the coding sequence ATGCCCCATACCGAAGCCCTGCTGTTTCCGCTTGCCATGATCGCGCTCGTTGCCGAGGCGATGACGGCTGCGCTCGCGGCCGGACGGCGCAAGATGGATTGGCTGGGCGTCGCCATGCTCGGCTGCATCACTGCGCTCGGCGGTGGTTCGATGCGCGACATGCTGCTCGGGCACTATCCGCTGTGGTGGGTGAAGAGCCCGTATCTGCTGCTGCTGACCGGCGGTGCGGCGCTGGTGACCATCGGGCTTGCACGGGTCGTTCATCGTTTTCACGCGCTGTTTCTGGTGCTCGATGCCATCGGTCTCGTGGTCTTCACCATCATGGGCTGCAACATCGCACTCGCCATGGATCAGCCGCTGCTGATCGTCGTGGTGGCCGGGATGATTACCGGCTGCGTCGGCGGCGTCATTCGCGACGTGCTGTGCAACGACGTGCCGCTGCTGTTTCGCGCCGAACTTTATGCCAGCGTGTCGATCGTCACGGGGCTTCTGTATATCGGCGGCATCAAATACGGATTCAGTCCCGATCTCGTGACGCTGGTCGCCGCCGTGACCGGTTTAGTATTCCGCCTGCTGGCAATCCGGCTGAAGCTGGAGATGCCGAAATTCGTCTATGACAGCGACGCCAAATAG
- a CDS encoding alpha/beta hydrolase, with amino-acid sequence MADETVSVGGSRAVLIRPKAPRASVILMPGGSGAINPGEHGEINGLKGNQLVRTRSAYAARGLAVLVVDAGTDLSSAVQYMAAIKRPVTVVATSRGTQRAAEGIARGARPDALVLTSGFLSAESGSGSNVMSIIGSLSALPRTLVIHHRNDGCKVTAPAGVDPFVKWSAGRARVAWLSGGRNDGDPCEARGYHGFNGLDGQVVGLAAGFR; translated from the coding sequence ATGGCCGACGAGACGGTCAGCGTCGGCGGGTCGCGGGCGGTCTTGATCAGGCCGAAGGCGCCGCGCGCCAGCGTGATCCTGATGCCGGGCGGCAGCGGTGCCATCAATCCAGGCGAGCATGGCGAGATCAACGGGCTGAAGGGCAATCAGCTCGTGCGAACCCGCAGCGCCTATGCCGCGCGGGGTCTCGCAGTGCTAGTGGTCGACGCCGGGACCGATCTGTCCAGCGCGGTGCAATACATGGCTGCGATCAAGCGCCCGGTGACGGTGGTCGCGACCAGCCGCGGGACGCAACGTGCCGCCGAAGGCATTGCGCGCGGTGCGCGGCCGGATGCGCTGGTGCTGACCTCGGGCTTTCTCAGTGCGGAGTCGGGCAGCGGCAGCAATGTGATGTCGATCATCGGATCGCTATCGGCGCTGCCGCGCACGCTTGTCATCCATCATCGCAATGACGGCTGCAAAGTCACCGCGCCGGCCGGCGTCGATCCGTTCGTGAAATGGTCGGCCGGTCGCGCCCGCGTGGCGTGGCTGAGCGGCGGTCGCAATGACGGCGATCCCTGTGAGGCGCGGGGATATCATGGCTTCAACGGGCTCGATGGCCAGGTGGTCGGGCTCGCTGCCGGCTTTCGATAG
- a CDS encoding GDSL-type esterase/lipase family protein, whose protein sequence is MQITRAAVCLVAFMLPSVAVQAASINIVALGASNTYGYGRGRTNGGVEPSQAFPAQLEAMLRARGVDAHVANAGIPGDTTGGMLQRLGSAVPDGTQIVILQPGGNDARRGEGASRAGNIAAIQQQLAARHIKVIMTGMAAPASTRDPDGQHFNASGHAAVASSLVPRVMAAMRGK, encoded by the coding sequence ATGCAGATAACACGAGCGGCTGTTTGTCTTGTTGCGTTCATGCTGCCTTCCGTCGCCGTTCAGGCGGCGTCCATCAACATCGTGGCACTCGGCGCCAGCAACACCTACGGTTACGGCCGCGGCAGAACCAATGGCGGTGTCGAGCCGTCGCAAGCTTTTCCCGCGCAACTTGAGGCGATGCTTCGGGCGCGCGGAGTCGATGCCCATGTCGCGAACGCCGGAATTCCCGGCGATACGACTGGCGGCATGCTGCAACGGCTCGGTTCGGCCGTGCCGGACGGTACGCAGATCGTCATTCTCCAGCCCGGCGGCAACGACGCGCGACGCGGCGAAGGCGCCAGCCGCGCGGGCAATATAGCTGCCATCCAACAGCAACTGGCGGCGCGCCATATCAAGGTGATCATGACCGGCATGGCCGCGCCGGCAAGCACGCGCGATCCCGATGGCCAGCATTTCAACGCCAGCGGCCACGCGGCAGTCGCGTCATCGCTCGTGCCAAGAGTAATGGCGGCGATGCGGGGGAAATAG
- a CDS encoding acyl-CoA carboxylase subunit beta has protein sequence MKDILDTLEARRAGAKLGGGEKRIESQHSKGKLTARERIELLLDKGSFEEFDMFVEHRSVEFGMDKSRIPGDGVVTGWGTVNGRKTFVFAKDFTVFGGSLSETHALKITKLQDMAMKARAPIIGLYDAGGARIQEGVAALAGYSYVFRRNVQASGVIPQISVIMGPCAGGDVYSPAMTDFIFMVKNTSYMFVTGPDVVKTVTNEVVTAEELGGASVHATKSSIADGAFENDVETLLQMRRLIDFLPANNTEGVPEWPSFDDIERTDLSLDTLIPDNPNKPYDMKELILKVVDEGDFFEIAETFAKNIVTGFGRIAGKTVGFVANQPMVLAGVLDSDASRKAARFVRFCDAFNIPIVTFVDVPGFLPGTAQEYGGLIKHGAKLLFAYSQCTVPLVTVITRKAYGGAFDVMASKEIGADMNYAWPTAQIAVMGAKGAVEIIFRQDIGDADKIAARTKEYEDRFLSPFVAAERGYIDDVIMPHSTRKRIARALAMLKDKHLEVPMKKHDNMPL, from the coding sequence ATGAAAGACATCCTGGACACCCTCGAAGCGCGTCGCGCAGGCGCCAAACTGGGCGGCGGCGAGAAGCGCATTGAGTCGCAGCACAGCAAGGGCAAGCTGACCGCCCGCGAGCGCATCGAGCTGCTGCTCGACAAGGGGTCGTTCGAGGAATTCGACATGTTCGTCGAACACCGCTCCGTGGAATTTGGCATGGATAAGTCCAGGATTCCCGGCGATGGCGTCGTCACCGGCTGGGGCACCGTGAACGGCCGCAAGACTTTCGTCTTCGCCAAGGATTTCACCGTGTTCGGTGGTTCGCTGTCCGAGACCCACGCGCTCAAGATCACCAAGCTGCAGGATATGGCGATGAAGGCGCGGGCGCCGATCATCGGCCTCTATGACGCCGGTGGTGCGCGCATCCAGGAAGGTGTCGCGGCCCTCGCGGGCTATTCCTACGTGTTCCGCCGCAACGTGCAGGCCTCGGGGGTGATCCCGCAGATCTCCGTCATCATGGGACCCTGCGCCGGCGGCGACGTCTATTCGCCCGCCATGACCGACTTCATCTTCATGGTGAAGAACACCAGCTACATGTTCGTCACCGGCCCCGACGTTGTGAAGACGGTGACCAATGAGGTCGTCACCGCCGAAGAACTCGGCGGCGCCAGCGTGCATGCCACGAAATCCTCGATTGCCGACGGCGCTTTCGAGAACGATGTCGAGACGCTGCTGCAGATGCGCCGGCTGATCGACTTCCTGCCCGCCAACAACACCGAAGGCGTGCCGGAATGGCCGAGCTTCGACGACATCGAACGCACGGATTTGTCGCTCGATACGCTGATCCCCGACAATCCGAACAAGCCCTATGACATGAAGGAGCTGATCCTCAAGGTCGTGGACGAGGGCGACTTCTTCGAGATCGCGGAGACCTTTGCCAAGAACATCGTCACCGGCTTCGGTCGCATTGCCGGCAAGACGGTGGGCTTCGTCGCCAACCAGCCGATGGTGCTGGCCGGCGTGCTCGACAGCGACGCTTCGCGCAAGGCCGCGCGCTTCGTGCGCTTCTGCGACGCCTTCAACATTCCGATCGTCACTTTCGTGGACGTGCCGGGTTTCCTGCCGGGCACTGCGCAGGAATATGGCGGCCTCATCAAGCACGGCGCCAAGCTGCTGTTCGCCTACAGCCAGTGCACCGTTCCCTTGGTGACCGTGATCACCCGCAAGGCCTATGGCGGCGCCTTCGACGTGATGGCCTCGAAGGAAATCGGCGCCGACATGAACTACGCCTGGCCGACCGCGCAGATCGCGGTCATGGGCGCCAAGGGTGCGGTGGAAATCATCTTCCGTCAGGACATCGGCGACGCCGACAAGATCGCCGCGCGCACCAAGGAATATGAGGACCGCTTCCTGTCACCCTTCGTCGCCGCCGAGCGCGGCTATATCGACGACGTGATCATGCCGCACTCCACCCGCAAGCGCATCGCCAGGGCGCTCGCGATGCTGAAGGATAAGCATTTGGAAGTGCCGATGAAGAAGCACGACAACATGCCGTTGTAG
- a CDS encoding DUF4260 domain-containing protein translates to MANIVINESSGAATGGVRDLLRWEGVALFVGMTLFYWISGAPWQIYALFFFAPDLSMLAYLAGPRIGAGVYNLVHATIAPLLLALAGIATAEPIAGSIALVWFAHIGFDRALGYGLKYDAGFRFTHLGRIGKDATAPATAENPTTGNPIKAA, encoded by the coding sequence ATGGCCAATATCGTGATCAATGAAAGCAGTGGCGCAGCCACGGGTGGCGTACGCGACCTGCTGCGCTGGGAAGGCGTGGCGCTGTTTGTCGGAATGACGCTGTTCTACTGGATCTCGGGCGCGCCTTGGCAGATCTATGCCCTGTTCTTCTTCGCCCCGGACCTCAGCATGCTGGCCTATCTGGCGGGCCCACGGATCGGCGCAGGGGTCTATAATCTGGTGCATGCCACCATCGCGCCGCTGCTGCTCGCGCTGGCCGGTATCGCCACCGCGGAGCCGATTGCCGGTTCGATCGCGCTGGTCTGGTTCGCCCATATCGGCTTCGACCGCGCACTCGGCTACGGCCTCAAATACGACGCCGGTTTCCGCTTCACCCATCTCGGCCGCATCGGCAAGGATGCGACCGCACCGGCCACGGCGGAAAACCCGACAACCGGCAACCCGATCAAGGCTGCCTGA
- a CDS encoding carboxymuconolactone decarboxylase family protein, translated as MKLTLWMSSIGLSSLAVAAASGWFAATIFAQPATSKEPRFPQLTMDQLDARQKPLGEQVMKVSSVGLAGPYNPMMRSPVLGQKLFDLFAYLRWDTSVPVKLNEFAIIIVGRQWRSQVEWFAHAPLAQKAGLSPEIIADLKANKRPANMAEDEATVYDFVTELTTTHKVSDETYARAKKIFNDQQIVDLTAVAGNYVMVAMLLAMAEESTPPGKEAPFKPGEP; from the coding sequence ATGAAATTGACGCTCTGGATGTCGTCCATCGGACTGTCGTCGCTTGCAGTTGCAGCGGCCAGCGGCTGGTTTGCCGCCACGATTTTTGCGCAGCCTGCCACCAGCAAGGAGCCGCGCTTTCCGCAGCTCACCATGGATCAGCTCGACGCCAGGCAGAAGCCGCTCGGCGAACAGGTGATGAAGGTCTCAAGCGTGGGGCTCGCTGGTCCCTATAATCCGATGATGCGCAGCCCGGTGCTCGGGCAAAAGCTGTTCGATCTGTTCGCCTATCTGCGCTGGGATACGTCCGTTCCCGTCAAGCTCAACGAATTCGCGATCATCATTGTCGGGCGGCAATGGCGCTCGCAGGTCGAATGGTTCGCGCATGCGCCGCTCGCGCAGAAAGCGGGATTGTCGCCTGAGATCATCGCCGATCTCAAGGCCAACAAGCGGCCCGCCAACATGGCTGAGGACGAGGCGACGGTGTACGACTTCGTCACCGAGCTCACGACCACGCACAAGGTCTCCGACGAGACCTATGCGCGTGCCAAGAAGATCTTCAACGATCAGCAGATCGTCGATCTCACGGCCGTGGCTGGCAATTACGTGATGGTGGCGATGTTGCTGGCGATGGCGGAGGAGAGCACACCGCCCGGCAAGGAGGCGCCGTTCAAGCCGGGCGAGCCGTGA
- a CDS encoding HlyD family secretion protein, whose amino-acid sequence MLELLLCSLLTVFPDYLYRRYAQGKRLGQEITFYSVWFELRWGITACVMLTVALITVIFYFHPSTTSATLFYRTVPILPEANGRVAEVHVQFSAPVRKGDVIFRLDNAKQEASMETARRKIAEVDAAMLAAQADILKAEGQAQEAKGSFQQASDELDTKRELQKRNPGIVPQRDIEKLEVLQAGRQGALDAAMAARQSAMTRVSALLPAEKASAQAVLAEAQVDLDKTFIRAGVDGRVEQFTLRVGDVVNPVMRSAGILIPENAGRVLSAGFGQIEAQVMKVGMVAEATCISRPWTVIPMVVTGVQDYIAAGQFRGGEQLVEAQQVRAPGTILTFLEPIYQGGLDGVTPGSSCIVNAYTSNHDAIAAKGIGSFKWLALHAVDAVGVVHAMLLRIQALLLPVKTLVMSGH is encoded by the coding sequence ATGCTTGAGCTTCTCCTCTGCTCGCTGCTGACGGTTTTTCCGGATTATCTCTATCGTCGCTACGCACAAGGCAAGCGCCTGGGGCAGGAGATCACGTTTTATTCGGTGTGGTTCGAACTCAGATGGGGAATCACGGCCTGCGTCATGCTGACGGTCGCTCTGATCACGGTGATCTTTTATTTTCATCCATCGACGACAAGCGCGACCTTGTTCTATCGGACCGTGCCGATTCTTCCCGAGGCCAATGGCCGGGTGGCGGAGGTGCACGTTCAGTTCAGTGCCCCGGTCAGGAAAGGCGACGTGATCTTCCGGCTCGATAACGCCAAGCAGGAAGCGTCGATGGAGACCGCGCGGCGCAAGATTGCCGAGGTCGATGCAGCCATGCTGGCGGCGCAGGCCGATATTCTGAAGGCCGAAGGGCAGGCGCAGGAAGCCAAGGGGTCCTTTCAGCAAGCGTCGGATGAACTCGATACCAAGCGTGAGTTGCAGAAGCGCAATCCCGGCATAGTGCCGCAACGTGATATCGAGAAACTCGAGGTGCTGCAGGCCGGGCGCCAGGGAGCGCTCGATGCGGCCATGGCTGCGCGACAATCCGCGATGACACGTGTCTCCGCGCTGCTGCCGGCGGAGAAGGCCAGCGCGCAGGCGGTACTTGCAGAGGCGCAAGTCGATCTCGACAAGACGTTCATTCGCGCAGGCGTCGACGGACGCGTCGAGCAGTTCACGCTTCGCGTCGGCGATGTCGTCAATCCGGTCATGCGATCAGCGGGCATTCTCATTCCCGAGAATGCGGGCCGCGTGCTCTCGGCAGGGTTTGGGCAGATTGAAGCGCAGGTGATGAAAGTGGGCATGGTTGCCGAGGCGACCTGTATTTCGAGGCCGTGGACCGTCATCCCGATGGTGGTGACCGGCGTACAGGACTATATCGCGGCCGGTCAGTTCCGTGGCGGCGAGCAGTTGGTGGAAGCGCAGCAAGTCCGCGCGCCGGGCACCATCCTCACGTTCCTGGAGCCGATCTATCAAGGCGGCCTTGACGGCGTGACGCCTGGCAGCAGTTGTATCGTCAATGCCTATACCAGCAATCATGACGCCATCGCCGCGAAGGGGATCGGCTCTTTCAAGTGGCTGGCGCTTCATGCCGTCGATGCCGTTGGGGTCGTCCACGCGATGTTGCTGCGTATCCAGGCGTTGTTGCTTCCAGTCAAGACACTGGTGATGAGCGGTCACTGA
- a CDS encoding EscU/YscU/HrcU family type III secretion system export apparatus switch protein yields MIVQPKRSLAVALHYDKTGAPVVTAKGKGAIGEKIIEVAKAHDIPIEENEVLAGALSNVELGDEIPAELYKAVAEVLVFVLRLSGRAH; encoded by the coding sequence ATGATCGTGCAGCCCAAAAGATCGCTCGCCGTCGCGCTGCATTACGACAAGACCGGTGCGCCTGTTGTCACCGCGAAAGGCAAGGGCGCGATCGGTGAGAAAATCATCGAGGTCGCCAAGGCCCACGATATTCCCATCGAGGAAAACGAAGTTCTGGCCGGTGCGCTCTCCAACGTCGAGCTCGGCGACGAGATTCCAGCCGAACTCTACAAGGCTGTCGCGGAAGTGCTGGTCTTCGTGCTCAGGTTGTCGGGCCGCGCGCACTAG